The following is a genomic window from Panthera uncia isolate 11264 chromosome B4, Puncia_PCG_1.0, whole genome shotgun sequence.
ACAAGAGATTGATTAAAATGCCAAGATAAGAAACAATTTAttatagagagaagaaaaatttctcatccaaaatatagaaatctgTACAACTTTGCCACAATCAATATACATGAACTGTACAAATTTACACCAGTTCATAATTTACCAAATAAAAGATGACTAACAAAGTTCACAAAATAGATGGTGGTTTGTGGAAAAGACTTTTACCCAATTAAGTACAAGGAAAGTTACAAACCAGACCTCcactttctaaaaataagaagTTTACTCAGTCTTAGAAAACTACAAGCTAGCAAATGTACAGAGAGCTGGCTGGTGCTAACACCACAGTTGAGACAGTGTCTTTTTAAGGGTCTTTTTAAAGCCTGTTGCCACGGCAGATTCTGGTCACTTGCTACTCTCAAGGCCAAAAACACAATACAAGGTCTGACCATTTCCCCAGGTCATGCTTACTAGGTTTGTCTTATGTACATTTATACAAATTTAAGTGCTAGGTAAAAGTCTTGTCAAAATTTCCAGTACTACCATGTTTCAAATGTTGAGCTTTCCTAGTCAGCTGCCAAAAAagttaaccattttcaagtgtaaTAGTGCAAATTTCCTCCGCAAGGTCTACTGCAGAGAAAGGTTCTTTGAAATACAGATTTGCCTTAAAGGGATTGATGGAAAAAATTTAGGTTTAACATCTGGGAGAAACTGAAACCACCCTAGGACTTCACTCCCTAGCAAATAAAGTGATCATTTACTTGGACTCACAGGCTATTAAATCATTGAAAGGTACTGTCCAAACTATGGCactgtcacttaaaaaaatttttttttttaccactctATCTTGTGCCAGATCTTCACAGCTGTGACATGGTTTAAATTCCATAATCCATCCCCAAGAGGAGCCCACCCAAAGCAAAAATCAAATTTATCCATCCATTATAAGATGATCCATCCATAGACTATATCTTAACCTGATACAGTCATCATATTGTAGTTTTTGGAAGGGCTTGTTCTGCCCAAGAGAAGTTCCTCCTTACAGCTGATTCTGCTGTCTACCATTTGCACGCTGCTGCTGTTTTGAGTGCTACCTCCTGCTGGTGAGGCTTCGTACAGCACACAGATGGAACCATCCTCTCCAATTCTGTAGGACACTTCGTAGGGGTCAACCCAGAGAGTGAGTTCACTTGGGAGAAGCCTGAACAGCTCCTGACTGCTCAGTCCAATCCGCTGTGCCGCCTGTCCAATCAGAGGATCCATTTTATGGTTGATGCGAATACAACGGTAACCTGATCCCTTGCACGGCTTTTCTGGGAACCAGTGATGTTTATAATGTTCTAtagggggaaagagggaaagagggaaagagagagagagagagagagaaacaatgctTAGATCGTTACTGTAAGATCCCGCTATGGCTTCCTCCTTCCGCAGGCTcctttgaaaagtgaaaaatttaaaCTATCAACTTTTAAAAACGCCCAGCACTGCACCGCGGCTGTGCGTGCTTGGGGCTGGGGAAAAGAGCGGGCAGGGTTTTAGAAACAACACAGTAGTAGGGGACAAAACAATCTCCAGGAACCAACCGGTTGAGCCGCCAAAACAGGAATCCGGCGCGCGGCCTCGGCTGGCCGGGCAGCCGGATGGCACCGGCGGCCAGGCGGGAACCTGTTTactttctccaccccaccccagccgcACACAATGGGGTTTATGGCTTTGGAGGAGAAGCGCCACCGGGCTGTTAACCCcgaagggaagaaaaacaagcaacCCTAACTAAACCAAGCTCTGGGCAGGGCTGCAACTGAACCGGTGACAAATCCGATGATTAATGGTCAGGGGTAGGAGGCGCGGGGCGACGGCACGTCCGTCCCGGGCTGGCCCCGGGACAGCGGCGCTGTCTCCCAGCCCCGGGCCCGGCCGCCGAGCCCACAACGGttggagggggttgggggagggggcgtcgAACCAACCCCAGCCCCGCAGCTCCTTTGTCCCCAAATCCGCGGACGGTCCGAGGACCGCAGCTCCCGCCTCAGTGGCTGTAGTCTCTTTGTTGTGAGCCTGTTCCCTTCTCCCCTCGGTGGGGCAgccgtggggggagggggagccctcGGCCCAGCCCCCAAACCTTCGCCAGGACCCGCCGTTAGCGGCCGCCAGGCGCGCCTGCCCCGCTCCCGCGGCGGGACCCGAGCGCGGCCGGCCCGGGGCAGTGCCGCGGTTTCCGCGGCCCCGACGGCTCGGCCCGCCTCCCGCCCCGGGTGTGCGGTCCGCGTCCGCCCGGCGCCCCTCGCCCGCCCGCCGCGGCCGGCTCACCTGCCAGCAGCTCCTGCAGGCTCTGGCTGAAGGTCTGCAGCTGTCGCTCGCTCGTGAGCCCCTTGGTGCGGAGGAACTTGGAGATGAAGGACACGGCGGCGGCGATCTCGCCTATCATGGTGGCGGCCCGGGTGTAGAAGGGATGCAtgggggcggcgggcgggggcggccCGGGGCGGCCGGGGCTCGGCGGCGCGGCCCCGACGACGGAGCGGCCACCCCGGGCTCCCTCGCAGGTCAGAGggctgagaggaagagagggcgGGAGGGGCGGACAgctactttttttctcctttatagtaaaaaagttattttcacgACAGGAGGCGGCAGGCGAGAGGAGGAGACGAGCGACGGCGGCCTGGTCACATCGCTCGGACTTCCCCAGCCGCCTCCGCGTCCAGCTCCGCAGCCTCCGAAGCTCCTAACAGTTGCATTTCCAGCTCGGAGCGGCAAAGAGATGCAGGAGCCGTGCAGTAGCTTTTATAGCGCGGCGGAAAGGAAGTGGCGTACCTGGAGCATGACGGCCGACTTCAGCCAATCCGGAGATCGCACCATTGTGACGCAGCAGATTCGGAGCCGGAGGGGGCGGGAAAAGGGGGCTAGGGGGTGGATGCGGAGacggggaagagagggaggagctgACGTAATCCGCTTGTAAACAAATAAACTCCGGAGCGGCGGCCCGGGACCTGCGGGCTGTGGCCAAGGGACGGAGCCGAGCGAGGGTGCGCGTGTGAAAGCTCCGCCCCCAGCCCTAGCTCCTCCTTCCCGGTTCAGCTACTCCGGGCCCAGCGCAAGCGCATCCTCTGCGAGAGTGAGCTGCCTGGGCTCGCTGGCGGGGAGTCTCAGTGCCGGGCAGATAAAAGCCTTCTTGGCGTCCGCGCGCGCAGATCCGGCTGCAAGTCCGAGGTGCCTGTCCCCTCGCGCGCTGGGTGTTTCAATCTCGTCCCCGCTCCTAAGAGGCTGGTTGCCCAAGCGGGAGGTTCTTGCCGAGCAGCGGGGTTCGGGTGCTGGTGCTGAAAGTGTGCGGGGGCGTGCAGCGGGGATACGGAGAAAGTGGAACGAAAGGGCTACTATTGAAGGTCTTTCTGCAGCTCTAGGGAgtcggggggccggggggggggggtctcctagTAGACGTGCTGCCTACGTCAGGGAACCGTTTCAGCTTCACCCTCGGGAGGAGCGGGGGTGTCTTTGTAAAAGtttaattgcaaaataaataGAAGGTTAGTAAGCCTTTTGTGGTTGCTGTTTCAGTAATTTCAGGAGTCAAACGAGAGAGGAGTGGAGACCTTACTGAATCCAGCGTCGTGCTGATAGGAAAGCCTGTTTCTGAAGATAATGTAGTAACGCGGATCCCGTAAAGTTAAGGCTGTACTGGAAACACACATTTGTGTAATGCATTTACACCGTTTATACCTTAACCAaagattgttttccttttttttctggtccAAATAGCTCTCTGGCCATTGctctttataaaaacagaagaaaataaagattaaatttgaAGCTTAGGGAAGTATTAGGCTTAGACATTTGAGTTTACTGGAAACCCTACTTCCAAAACTAGAGAAAAAGACTTGTGCTAAGGCTTGAGCCTGCTAAAACGATTAAGCCTAAGAGAGGGTTAACTCTGACTCCAgtaaggaagagagggaaaaaaaaaaaaagatggtgagtCGGACAGATGGAGAAAGCAAACAAGAGGCAGAAGTTGAACTCTACCAGATGGAAATAAATATCCTGAGTTTAGTTGGTCATCAGTATTGCAAAACACACCactttgaggtgtgtgtgtgtgtgtgtgtgtgtgtgtgtgtgtgtgttttaagtactAGCCAAAGGGTATAGAAATGTAGCAAAAGTAGAACTTGTATAAAGCTGAAGGAGAAAACgttttattgtttaaatgaaACATGTAAAACTGGGTTTGGAAAAACTGCTAGGTTTTAAATTCATACACAATAATTAGGTAGTTAAACTAAGCTAAATACTTTAAAGATAGTATTGTTAAAAGCATTAACTTTTGTGAACatcttttctttggataaatgcatcaaaaataatGGCAAATAAGGTACATCTGTTCCATTCTAGGACTTTTTGGAGAgaactttgtttaaaaacaaacgtCACGGTAATTCACTGAGGACATGAAACCTCTTACTACtcaaaaggaaataggaaaactgaagtaaattctttttttttttttttaatgtttatttattattgagacagagcatgaacgggggagggtcacagagagagggagacacagaatccaaaacagattctgagctgtctgcacagagcccggcaaggggcttgaactcagggaccatgagatcatgacctgagccgaagtcggatgcttaaccgactgagccacccaggtacccccaaggTAAATGCTTAAAATCACCATAGCCCTAGCACAAGATCTTCTGATAGCCCTCCTAACCCCACCCACCCTTAATCATCTGCGGTGTTCATTTTCCTCACTTTATCAGTCATTCCAGCATTAGATGAGAAATCAAATGAAGCCTGGTCTCCAACTTGGGACTCCTGATAATCGGAGCTTCAGTTGACTCCTCTGCAAAACAAGTAATGAAGTTAACAAAAtgctaggatttgaactcagactTGTCTCTCAAGTCCTTGTTCTTTCCACTTTTACTGCCTTCCCAGACAGTGGCTGGACTcctgaaaactttttaaagtcaGTTAGGTAGGGTTACCAGAAAGTTAAACTCACCCCCACACTTTTttattgtatgtgtatgtttccCACTTTAAATCATTCTTTTAAGAGACATGGATTTAAGAAATTAGTCGTTGGGGGAATCTAGGGAGAGAACTCGGggaaagaactggaaataaaCATTGGCCCTAAATGCAAGCTTTAGATAGTGCACCATGTTAATTACCAACAGTTTTCAATTCTGGACATATATATGTTTAGTAATATTTTTCCAGAGGTTTAGTCAGGCTCTTCCCATCTAAAAGACAAGCTGGTGTTTCTCAACAGCTTTTGAATTATAAAGgcactttcttatttttctgttaggCTAAACTATAGGGCAGTCTCAACTCCAGCTGACCCTTGAAAAATGCAGGGATGAAGGGCAGGGGACCAGAAGCAGTCAAATCCATGTATTATTTcggactccccaaaacttaactcctCATAACTTACTATTGAGCAGCAGCCTAACCAATAACATAAAGtcaattaacatgtattttgtatgttatatgtattatatactgtattcttataataaggtaaagctaagaaaataaaatacatttataatctaGTGTGGCATTGATCAAAAagtccacatgtaagtggacccacacagctCGAAGCCTTGTTGgtgaagggtcaactgtatttacaCACCCATCTCTTTCAGCTGTGTGTAAGAGGCAAGTTACTTAGACTTTCTGCataatattttcttcagaaactgaaaggttgttgtgaggactgaCTAGAATAACTGTAGAAACTATTTAGCACTATCTCTGGCATTAAATAAGCctccaaatatatacatatatataatttgtacataatatataaatattagctGGCTTAAATTGTCATCAGGCAATTTGATAATATCAAATTTATATCCAAAAcctagaaaaatttaaatcaaagcacgaaacacacacacacacacacacacacacacacacacacaaccagcaCTTAGGAATTCTATCAAAACAAATCTAGAAAATGaaactgcttttcaaaataagtttGCAAGTAAAAGCACAGATTGTCAGGTCTTTGGAAAGAGTGCTTAGGAGTTCAGAAAGTACTTTCTATAGAGGTAACTATTGGACAACAAACTAGAGTTTCAAAGGGCTGGGGATTTATATTCCCATCCCTCAGCTTAACTGTTACTAGAACAGTTTGCTCTGGActaaccaaaaagagaaaaagaaaaaaagaaacatttacataGGGCAGGGGAACTCCTTTGTCTGTTTCATAGACTAGTAAAAATTAAGGATGCACACAatgttgaaaatcttttattttgccaaagattttttttaatcccattgCCATCTGCTGTCATGATCGTATTGGGAAACGGATGGTATTTTAACATCCCCAGAGTGGGAAAGGTATCCATATTAGAATAAAGCAGGGTCTTTGTAATTGAATAAATTTAAAGTCACTCAATGCCACTTTTTGCATGTCATGGCCCTACATTTGGGAACTCATCTAAACTGTTAAATCTATGAAGAGGATGACACTAAATTAAGCTAGTATGCTATTCATTT
Proteins encoded in this region:
- the BTG1 gene encoding protein BTG1, giving the protein MHPFYTRAATMIGEIAAAVSFISKFLRTKGLTSERQLQTFSQSLQELLAEHYKHHWFPEKPCKGSGYRCIRINHKMDPLIGQAAQRIGLSSQELFRLLPSELTLWVDPYEVSYRIGEDGSICVLYEASPAGGSTQNSSSVQMVDSRISCKEELLLGRTSPSKNYNMMTVSG